A DNA window from Arachis duranensis cultivar V14167 chromosome 3, aradu.V14167.gnm2.J7QH, whole genome shotgun sequence contains the following coding sequences:
- the LOC107479441 gene encoding exosome complex exonuclease RRP46 homolog, whose translation MEIERPDGRSPNQLRPLACSRSILHRAHGSATWSQGDTKVVAAVYGPKAGTRKNENPEKASFEVVWKPKTGQIGKAEREYEMILKRTLESICIRSIYPNTTTSVIVQVVHDDGALLPCAINAACAALVDAGIPLRHLAVAICCSVADNGYIFLDPNKQEEEKMKAFSYLVFPNLNVSVLPERSTQKGGEPTAHGIITSVTHGAMSVDDYLHCLERGRAVSARLSEFLRKNIEPKSSSESSKAG comes from the exons atggagattgagaggCCAGATGGGCGGAGCCCGAATCAGCTAAGGCCACTGGCTTGTTCTCGCTCCATCCTCCACCGTGCTCATGGCTCCGCTACCTGGTCTCAAG GAGATACCAAGGTGGTTGCTGCAGTTTACGGACCAAAAGCCGGTACCAGGAAGAATGAAAATCCTGAGAAAGCTTCTTTTGAAGTTGTTTGGAAACCCAAGACTGGACAAATTG GAAAAGCGGAGAGGGAATATGAGATGATTTTGAAGAGAACACTAGAGAGCATTTGCATTCGGTCAATATACCCGAATACCACCACTTCAGTCATAGTACAG GTTGTTCATGATGATGGTGCT CTACTTCCATGTGCAATAAATGCAGCATGTGCTGCACTCGTGGATGCTGGAATACCCCTGAGACATCTTGCTG TTGCAATATGTTGTTCTGTAGCAGATAACGGCTATATCTTTTTGGACCCAAATAAACAGGAAGAAGAG AAAATGAAAGCATTTTCCTATTTAGTTTTTCCAAATTTGAATGTTTCCGTTCTACCAGAAAGATCAACGCAGAAGGGTGGTGAGCCCACGGCACATGGTATCATCACATCTGTTACCCATGGTGCTATGTCAG TGGATGATTATCTTCACTGCCTAGAACGAGGGCGTGCTGTTAGTGCAAGGTTGTCTGAGTTTTTGAGAAAGAACATAGAGCCAAAATCTTCAAGCGAGTCATCTAAAGCTGGCTGA